CAGCGCCCTGGACCGGTCGGCCGGCGGTGCGCTGGCCGAGCAGCTCGACGGGCTCTACAGCTACCTGGCCCATCGCCTGCTGGAAGCCAATCTGCGCAATGACGAGGCCATGCTCGACGAATGCCTGCGCCTGGTCCAGCCGCTGCGCGAGGCCTGGGCCGCCATCGGCCCGCAGGTCCTGGGCCAACCCGGCCGCTGAAGCCATGCACCGAACCGCCGCCGAACCCCGCGCCACGGAGCCCGCCGCCATGCCCCCCACCCCCCTGCTGCCCTACTACCAGGCCCTGGAGAAAGCCAGCCAGCGCATGCTGGCCGCCGCCCGCGATGGCGACTGGGACGGCGTCGTCCGCCTCGAAGGCGCGTGCGGCCTGCTGATCTCGCAGCTCAAGCATGCCGCCAACCGCAGCGACCTGGGCCGCGAGGAACGCCAGCTCAAGCACCGCATCATGCAGCGCATCCTCATCAACGATGCCCAGATCCGCAGCCTGGCCGAACCCTGGCTCGACGACCTGAATGCCAGCCTCGGCGGCCGCCCGGCGCTCATGCACTGAGCCTGCACGGGCACCTGGCTCCGCCTACACCAGCCCGTTGCGAATGGCGTAGACCGTCAGCTCGGAGTTGTTCGACAGGCCCAGCTTCTCCAGCACCCGCGCGCGGTAGACGCTGACGGTCTTGGGGCTGAGCGTCAGCTCCTGCGCGATGTCCGACAGACGCTTGCCGCTGGCGATCAGGGTCAGGGTCTGGAGCTCGCGGTCGGACAGGCGCTCGTGCAGCACCTCGGCCTGGGGCTGGCTCAGGCTTTCGGCCAGCATCTGCGCGATCTCGGGGGTGATGTACTTGCGGCCCTGGGCGACGATGCGCACCGCCTCGACGAGCTGGGCGGTGTCGCTGCCCTTGTTCACATAGCCGTGCGCGCCGGCCTTGAGCGCACGGATGGCGTACTGGTCCTCGGGGTACATGCTGACCACGAGCACGCGCACCGGGCTGCCTTCGTCCTTGAGCACATGCATCACGTCCAGGCCGCTGCGGCCGGGCAGGTTGATGTCGAGCACCAGCACGTCGCAACGGGTGTCGCGCATCAGGCTGCGCAGCTCGCCGTAGTCGCCGGCCTCGCCGACGACTTCGATGTCGGGCGCGTCGGTCAGGGTGTCGCGGATGCCACGCCGGATGAGCGCGTGGTCGTCGCAGAGAATGACGCGGATCAAGGATCGACTCCCCAGGTGGTCGGATCGTCGGCATTGCGGTCGCCGCCCTCGGGTTCATCCTGGGGCGGCCGGCCGTCCATGGGCAGGGACAGGATCAGGCTGGTGCCGCGCTCGCCGCTGCTCAGGTCGACCCAGCCACCCACGGTGGCCGCGCGCTCGCGCAGGCCGCGCAGGCCGAAGCTGCGCGCCTTGGCCAGGTCCTGCACGGTCAGGCCGCGGCCGTCGTCGCTGACTTCCAGCGAAAGCACGCCGGCGGCCAGGGTCAGGTCCAGCTTCACGCGGCGGGCCTGGGCATGCTTGCTGACATTGGTCAGCGCCTCCTGCGCGGTGCGGTAGGCGATCAGGGCCAGGCCCGGCGGCAGGGCCGGCAGCTCGGCCGGGCTGTGGCTGAAGCGCGTCTCCAGGCCGCTGCGCTTCTCGAAGCGCTGGGTCATCCATTGCAGGGCGGCAACCAGGCCTTGCTCCAGGATGGCCGGCCGCAGGTTGTGCATGATGCGCTGGCTGGCCTCGATGGCATGGGTGACGGTGTCCAGCGCCTCGCGCGCCCGCTGGCCGACGGCGGGCACGCCGCTGTGGCGCTCGATCCAGG
This window of the Piscinibacter lacus genome carries:
- a CDS encoding flagellar protein FliT — encoded protein: MPPTPLLPYYQALEKASQRMLAAARDGDWDGVVRLEGACGLLISQLKHAANRSDLGREERQLKHRIMQRILINDAQIRSLAEPWLDDLNASLGGRPALMH
- a CDS encoding hybrid sensor histidine kinase/response regulator; translated protein: MPAADLKSPHRPLRLLHLEDSAFDHEILLAHLRAGGLEAEVRRIETEAELRATLAQSWDLVVSDFALPGFSGLQALEIVRGHDPLLPFVLISGTIGEDMAVQAMRRGASDYLLKQNLVRLVPALQHAVEAARSRRDQRAAREALAASETRLRELTQHLQASVEAERAAIAREIHDDVGGSLTALKFDLAWIERHSGVPAVGQRAREALDTVTHAIEASQRIMHNLRPAILEQGLVAALQWMTQRFEKRSGLETRFSHSPAELPALPPGLALIAYRTAQEALTNVSKHAQARRVKLDLTLAAGVLSLEVSDDGRGLTVQDLAKARSFGLRGLRERAATVGGWVDLSSGERGTSLILSLPMDGRPPQDEPEGGDRNADDPTTWGVDP
- a CDS encoding response regulator, with protein sequence MIRVILCDDHALIRRGIRDTLTDAPDIEVVGEAGDYGELRSLMRDTRCDVLVLDINLPGRSGLDVMHVLKDEGSPVRVLVVSMYPEDQYAIRALKAGAHGYVNKGSDTAQLVEAVRIVAQGRKYITPEIAQMLAESLSQPQAEVLHERLSDRELQTLTLIASGKRLSDIAQELTLSPKTVSVYRARVLEKLGLSNNSELTVYAIRNGLV